The Arthrobacter sp. PM3 genome contains the following window.
GCATAGTGTCCGGTGCAGACGGCGTCGAAGCCCAGCGCGATCGCCTTCTCCAGGAGGGCGGCGAACTTGATGCGCTCGTTGCAGCGCATGCACGGGTTGGGCGTGCGGCCCGCGGCGTACTCGTCGATGAAGTCCTGAACGACGTCCTCTTTGAACCGCTCGGAGAAGTCCCACACGTAATAGGGGATCCCGAGGATGTCGCAGGCACGCCAGGCGTCCCGGGAGTCCTCGATCGTGCAACAGCCGCGGCTGCCGGTTCGCAGGGTGCCGGGCATCCGGGACAACGCCAGGTGGACCCCGACGACGTCGTGGCCGGCCTCGACGGCGCGGGCGGCGGCAACGGCGGAATCAACGCCGCCGCTCATGGCTGCAAGAACTCGCATACTGGCTTTCTCTAGCTTTCGGGGATGTCGCGGGCCCGCTCCGGTCAACGGCGGTTAGCACAAAGCCTGCGGCCCCATTCTATCGCCACGCCGATTCCCCGCCCAAAACCCTTGACCCGGCGCAGGTCTGGAATCTAAAGTCAAAGAACGTCATTTTAGAGGGCGGGACCGGCGGAAGCGAGCGGATCATGGCCACTGAGGGCATCGTCATCGTAGGCGGCGGGCTGGCAGGGGCAACAGCTGCCAAGACGCTGCGCGCCGAAGGATTCGCCGGATCCGTCACCGTACTCGCCGCCGAGCCCCATCCGCCGTACCTGCGCCCGCCGCTCTCCAAGGACTACCTGCTGGGCACGTCCGGCGAGGAAGCCCTCCCGGTGGCGCCGGAGGACTGGTACGGCGCGAACGACGTCGACCTCCGGCTCGGCTCCCGGGCCGTGGCAATGGACCCGGCCGCACGGGCCGTCACGCTCGACGACGGCAGCGAACTGCACTACGCTTCCCTGCTGCTCGCGACCGGGGCTCAGCCCCGCAGCGTCCCGTTGCCCGGCAGCGGGCTGGAGGGGGTCAGCACCTTCCGCACGGTCGAGGACAGCAGGCGGGTCCGCCGCGCCCTCGCCGGGGGCGGCCGGAATGTCGTTATGGTCGGTTCGGGATGGATCGGGATGGAACTGGCCGCGGCCGCCAGCATTTACGGCAACACGGTCACCCTGATGGGCCTGGAAGAGGTGCCCCTGGCCGCCGCAATCGGCCCCGATCTGGGCGGCTTCTTCCGGTCCCTGCATGAGGCCCACGGCGTACGGTTCCTCCTGCCGGCGTCGGCCGCGGAAATCACCGGCAGCTCCGGGCGCGTCACCGGCGTCCGCACCAGCACCGGCGAACTCCTGCCGGCGGACCTGGTGGTCATTGCCGTGGGTGTGGTCCCGGAGGTGGGGCTGGCCGAGGCGGCGGGCCTCGGGATCCGCAACGGGATCCTCACCGACGCCTCCCTGCGCACCGGGACCCAGGGGGTCTTCGCGGCCGGCGACGCCGCCAACGCCCTGCATCCGTTCACCGGGGAGCACCACCGCAGCGAGCACTGGTCCAACGCGCTCAACGGCGGCAAGGTGGCTGCGCGGTCAATGCTGGGCCTTGAGGCCAGGCTGGATGTCATCCCGTACTCCTACACGGACCAGTACGACGTCAGCATGGAGTACTCGGGCTTCTCGTCGCTCGTGTCAGGGCCGCCGGTGATCCGCGGCTCGCTCCAGGACAAACAGTTCGTGGCCTTCTGGCAGCGGGAGGGCCGGGTGGTCGCCGGGATGAACGTCAACTGGCCCCGATCCGCCAAGCCGCAGAAGGCGATCAAGGCGCTCATCGCTTCACGCGCCGGCGTCAGCCCCGGGCTTCTCATGGATTCCTCGGTGCCGCTGGAGGAACTCCCGGCGTAGCCCGGAACTCCGGTTCAGCCGTCGGCGGCGGCGCGGCGCGCCACGGTGCCCGCCGTCTGGATGCTGGATTCGTGCCCGGCCATGCCGGCCTGCCGGGCCCGCGCATACGCGTCCGGCAGCGCCGCGAGCAGGGCGTCGACGTCCGCGCCGGTCGAGGAATGCCCCAGGGTGAACCGCTGCGCGCCGCGCGCCGTGTCCTCGTCCAGGCCCATGGCCAGCAGCACGTGGGAGGGCCGCGGGACGCCGGCGGTGCAGGCGGAGCCCGTGGAGGATTCAACGCCGGCCAGGTCCAGCAGGAACAGCAGCGAATCGCCCTCGCAGCCGGGGAACGTGAAGTGCGCATTGCCGGGCAGCCGCCCGGCCCCCGGGGCGCCGCGCAGCACGGCCTCGGGCACGGCCGCCCGGACTCCGTCGATCAGCCGGTCGCGCAGGCCGGCGATGCGCGCAGCCTCCTCGGGGAGCTTCGCGGCCACGGCTTCTGCGGCCGCGGCGAAGGCGGCGATCGAGGCGGTGTCCAGCGTGCCGGAGCGGACATCCCGTTCCTGTCCACCGCCGTGCTGCACCGGGGTCAGTTTCACGGCCCGCCCCAGGAGCAGGGCTCCGACGCCCACCGGGCCGCCGATCTTGTGCCCGGAAATGGACATGGCATCCAGGCCCGAGCCGCGGAAATCGACCGGGACTGACCCGAAGGCCTGGACGGCGTCGGAGTGCACCGGCACCCCGGCACGGTGCGCCAGCTCCACAATCCGGGCGACCGGCTGGATGCTGCCGACCTCGTTGTTGGCCCACATGACGGTGACGAGGGCGATCGACGCCGGGTCGCGGGCGAGCTCCGCCTCCAGTGCGGCCAGTTCGACGACCCCGTCGGCGTCGACGGGCAGCCAGCAGACTTCCGCACCCTCGTGCCGTTCGAGCCATTCCACCGTGTCCAGGACGGCATGGTGCTCGACGGCGGAGCACAGGATCCGCGTGCGGGCCGGGTTCTCGGCGCGCCGGGCCCAGTACAGGCCCTTGACCGCCAGGTTGTCCGCTTCCGTGCCGCCGGAAGTGAAGATGATTTCGGACGGGTGCGCGCCGGCGGCGGCGGCGAGCGCTTCTCGGGAGTCTTCAACGACACGGCGCGCCCGCCGTCCCGCGCCGTGCAGCGACGAGGGGTTGCCGGTCCGGGACAGTTCGCGCGTCAGCGCCGCCAAAGCTTCCGGGGCGATGGAGGTGGTGGCGGCATGATCGAGGTATACGGGCACGGGCCAATTCTACCCGCGGGGATGCCGCGTCACAGCGGCCGGATCCGGGCGCAGCACTGGGCCGGCTGCGCGGCCCCGCGTTCCCTCAGGGCTTCGATCGGGAGCGCCTCCACCCGTTCCGGGTCGACCCCCAAGGCGGTGGCGGCCCCGCAAAGGAACGCGCCATTCATGGCACAGACCACGTCCGCATGGCCCGCGGCGAGGCGGTGGAACGGGCAGTTCAGCAGCAGCAGGCCCCCGCCGCCGTCGTCCGCCGGGCCGTACCCCTCCCCCGCGAGGAAGTCCGCGAAGACGGCGGCGTCCCCCTCCCCGGCCACCGCACCGGCCGCCGCTGCGGCGGCCGACTCCCCCCGGGAGCGGGCGGCCCGGAGCAGTGCGTCCCGGGGCGATCCGCCGTCGTGCGTTGCTGCCTCGACCGCGGACACCAGCAGCTCGGCGGCGAGATCGTAGTGGCGCTCCGGGACCGAGGCCGCCACCTCCTGCACGGCGGCCCGGTACAGCTTGGCCGGCCGGCCCGAGCCGGGGCCTTCCCGTCCCCCGAGCTTGCGGAACTCCACGGCCAGCAGCCCGTCGCTCACCAGGCGGTCCAGATGGAACGAGGCGGTGCTGCGGGCCAGGCCCACGGCCGCGGCAGCGTCGTCCCGGCTGACGGCGTCTGCCGCGGAGGCGACGACGTCGAACAGCCGCCGGCGGTTCTCATCCCCCAGGGACGCGACCGCCGTGAGGCGTCGGCGCCAGGAAAGTTTGGTCATGGGAACAGGATATCTCTAAAAACAAGAATCGTTGCTTAATCCCGACGGCCGGATCTAAAATCAGAATATCCATTTTTAGAAGGAGTCCGATATGAAAACCTCCCCATTCCCCGCCACGTCCGCACGGCCTCTCGCGGCGGACCCGCACCGCCAGGCGTTCCTGCTGCTGCGGACCGTCTTCACCGTCGCGCCGATCATCTTCGGCCTGGACAAGTTCACCAATCTGCTGACCGACTGGACCATGTACCTGGCCCCTGCGGCCACCGCGGTGGTCCCGCTGCCGGCCCAGACCATCATGTATGTCGTCGGCGTCGTGGAAATCCTCGCCGGCATCGCGGTGGCCGTGCGTCCCCGGTTCGGTTCGGCACTCGTGGCCGCGTGGCTGCTGGGCATCATCATCAACCTGATGGTGCTGGGCGGTTTCTACGACGTGGCGCTGCGGGACTTTGGACTGCTCGTGGCGGCGCTGGCCCTGAACCGGCTGTCACCGCGCCGGGCGGCGTAGCCGGGAACCATCCCGGTACGCGCGCGCGTTGATCCTCCAGCCGGTTAAACTGGCCACGCCGGAGCTCGCGAAGGGTCCCGGCACGTTCAGCGCCGGCACCACCGATGAAAAGGATTTCTGTTTGACGCAGGGCAGCAGCTCGCACTACCAGGTCCTCAGGATCCCCGTGACGGCGACGGACAAGGAGATCAAGGTCGCGTACCGGAAGGCGGCCCGGCTCGCCCACCCGGACCACGGGGGCGATCCGGCCGCGTTCCGGCGCGTCACCCTCGCCTACGAAACGCTCATCGACGCGAAGCGGCGCGCGGACTACGACCGCTCGTACGGCAGCGGGACGGGCGCCTATGCGACCCCGGCCGCGGAGGAGGGGGCGCACTTCGATGCCCCGGCCGCGGGCAGCAGGGCGTCGGCCAATGTGCGCCGGCCGAACACGCCGCGGAGCACCGCGGGGGACGCGCCCGTCTATGTCCCGCCCTTCGAACAGTTCGGTGCGGGGACCGCGGTGCCGCTGATTCCGGCGGATGTGGCCCGCCAGCAGGTCCACGGGATGCCCCGCAAGCGCGGGATCTTCGGGGCCGAGGCGCGGATCCAGCGCGAGATGCGCACCGTGCAGCTGATCAGCAGGCAGATCCTGACGGCGATTCCGGCGGCGCGCCTTATTAACGGTCTGCAGTCGCCTGCGGACAACAGCCACATCGACCACGCGCTCCTGTCCGGCTACCGGCTGGCGATCATCGGCTCCATGCTGCTGCCGCCCGGCGCGTACGCGTGGAACGGCAGCACGCTGACCCACGGCGGGCGCTCGGTCGCACCGCCCCAGCTTGCGCACGTGGTGCGCCGGATGCAGGATATCTTTCCCGAGCTCAATGTGACCGGCTGGATCGTTGTCCACAGCACGGACGGCAACCTGCACCAGCCGGTCATCGACCGGCACCGCCGCCTGCCCGGCGGCCAGGGCCGCGGCTACGAGGAGAACTCGGGGCTGGTCGAGGTGGTCAATGCCGCGGGCCTGGCCCGCGGCCTCAAACAGTTCCTCGGCTCGGGCCCGGCCCCCAATACCGTCAACGTCCCCGTGCTGGCCCGGCTGCTGCGCGGGATGCATTAGGCCCGACGCCGGATCGCTAGGATGGGACGGTGTTCCGCATCCTCTTCTACACCCCCGAAATTCCCGGCAATACGGGCAATGCCATCAGGCTGGCCGCCATCACGGGCGCCGAGCTGCATCTGGTGGAGCCGCTGGGCTTTGATTTTTCCGATGCCAAGCTCCGGCGCGCCGGCCTCGACTACCACGACCTCGCCGTCGTGACCGTTCACAAGGACCTCGACGCGGCCTGGGCGGCATTGCAGCCCGAGCGGGTCTTTGCCTTCACGTCCGACGGCGAAACCACCTACACGGACATCCGCTACCGGGCGCGCGACGTCCTGTTGTTCGGTCCGGAATCCGTGGGGCTGCCGGAGGACATCAAGCACCGCCCCGAGGTGACGTCCCGCGTCCGACTGCCGATGCTGCCGGCCCTGCGGTCACTGAACCTCGCCAACGCCGCCTCCATTGCCGTCTATGAGGCGTGGCGCCAGAACGGGTTCGCCGGGGCCAAACTGTAGCCCGCCGGCGGCAGGCATCCTGCTGCAGGTCCCGCCCATCCGCGCTGCCCGCCGCACCGAATCACTTCTGAAGACGGCAGGTCAGCCGTCCCCGCAACACACCACAGCGGGCCACCGGAAGGGAGCGAGGAACGGCGGGTGAGCACACTTCATTTGGGCCGGCGCATCGCTGGTCCGCCTTCGCCCGCAGGCGCTTTATGCTTGGGGGTAATGGAAACTCCGAACGCCCCGAACCCCGAGGCCTCCGCACCCGCCGGCACGTCCGCCGACATCAACAGCAGGCTGGGCAGCCTGCTGGAACTGATTGCCCAGGGCGACCAGGCAGCTTTCGCGGAATTCTACGGGCTGACTTCCCGGCGGGTGTTCGGCATGGCACGCCGGGTACTGATCGACACCGAACTGAGCGAGGACACCACGCAGGAAGTCTTCCTCCAGGTGTGGCAGAACGCCGCCAAGTTCGATGCCGCTGCCGGCAGCCCGCTCGCCTGGCTGATGACGATCTCGCACCGCCGCGCGGTGGACAAGGTCCGGTCGTCCCAGTCCGCCACCGACCGCGAAGCCAAGTACGGCGCCAGCAGCCAGGAGATCGACCACGATTCGGTTGCGGACGAGGTGGGCACCCGGCTCGAGGCCGAGGCTGTGGTCCGGTGCCTGGAGACACTGACCGACACGCAACAGGAATCCGTCCGGCTGGCATACTACGGCGGCCTGACCTACCGCGAAGTGGCCGAGCGGCTCAACGCCGCCGTTCCCACGATCAAGTCCCGCATCCGCGACGGACTCATCCGACTGAAGACCTGCCTGGGGGTGAGCTGAATTGACCGACATGAACAACCATGACCGCAACCGCCGCCCCGGCGGCTTCACGGCAGACATCGCCACGGACCTAGCCGCAGGCCGCGTCGTGGACCTGGCCGAGATCTACGCCCTCAACGCCCTGGACGACGCCGAGCGTGCCGCGATCGATCATTTCCTCGCCTCGGCACCCGCCGCCGACCGGGATGCGTTCAACAAGCGCGTCCGTCAGGCCCGGGAGACCCTGGCCACGAGCTTCACCGCTGAGGAAGAGCCCCCGACCGGGCTGCTGGACCGGATCCTGGCCACGCTGCCGGCACAGGCGACGGCACATCCTGCGGCACAAACCGCGGCACCGGCAGTGCCACGCCCGGTGCGCGACGCCACGGAAATGCCGATCGCTGACGAACTTGGTGAAGCCCGGAAGCGCCGGGACGAACGCCGCCGCCCGCAAGGCATGCGGAACTGGCTTATCGGCGTCGCCGCCGCGGCGGCGATCGCCCTTGGCGGCGTCGGCGTCGGCGCCTATGTGGCCAACCAGAACGATCCGCTTAACCAGGTGATGCAGGCCGGTGACGTCCGGCAGGCCACCGTCGATGTCAACGGCGGCGGCACCGCCACCGTGACGATTTCCCCGTCCAAGGACGCCGCCGTCGTCAAGATGAACGGCGTCCCGGCCCCGCCTGCGGGCAAGGTCTACCAGATGTGGCTGATCCCCAAGGACGGCTCGGCTCCGGTGTCGCAGGGCCTCATGGATGCTGAAGCCCTGTCCAAGCCGGCGGTCGTCAAGGGCATCGGCTCTGCTTCCTCCCTGGGCATCACCGTGGAGCCGGCCGGCGGATCCGCGTCGCCGACCCTTCCCACCGTCGCCGCCGCGCCGCTCGGCGCGTAGGGCACCGCCTCCAGCGCCCGCGGGAAACCGGTCCGCGCAGGACAACGAAAAGCCGTCCGGGCCTTGGCACCTTCCGCTGAAGGGGCCAAGGCCCGGACGGCCTTTGTGCATTGTCCGCGGCTCTGGACCGTGGTGTCCGGCTAAATGACGAGCGAGAGCAGCATGACCAGGCCGAAGCCCACCACCGAGATCAGCGTCTCCATCACGGACCACGTCTTGAACGTCTGGCCCACCGTCAGTCCGAACAGTTCCTTGACGAGCCAGAACCCGGCGTCGTTCACGTGCGAGAAGAACAGGGAACCGGCGCCGATGGCCAGGGCCAGCAGTGCGGCGTGCGTCGGTGACAGCGAGCCGGCCAGCGGGGCCACGATGCCGGCCGCCGTCACCGTGGCGACGGTCGCCGAGCCTGTGGCCAGGCGCAGGGCGACCGCCACGATGAAGCCGAGCACCAGCACGGACATGTTGGTCCCCTCGGCCCAGGCCTTCACGGAGTCCCCCACCCCCGCACCGATCAGCGTCTGCTTGAAGCCGCCGCCGGCGCCGACGATCAGGAGGATTCCGGCGATCGGGCCGAGGCTGGCGCTGATCTTCTTGGTGATCAGGGCTCCGTTGAGCCCGACGGCGTAGCCGAAAGTCACCATGGCCAGCAGGACGGCCAGGGTCATGGCAACCAGCGGCTGCCCGACGAAGTCGAAGAAGGTCCGGATGGCCGGGGCCGTCTTGGGGTCGGGCCAGATGATGTCCATGACGGCCTTGAGCAGCATGAGCACCACCGGGAACAGGATGGTCAGCAGCGTGACGAGGAAGCTCGGCGGGCGCTTGACGCCTTCCAGGTCCGCGCCGTGCACGGTGTCGACGCCGCCGGCGACAGCGGGAGCGCCGACAGGCACCCACCGGGCCGCCAGGCGGGAGAAGAGCGGGCCGCAGATGATCACCGTGGGGACGGCAACGAGGATGCCGAGCGCCAGGGTGGTGCCGAGATCGGCTTTGACGGCGCTGATCGCGATCAGCGGTCCCGGGTGCGGCGGCACCAGGCCGTGCAAAACGGACAGGCCGGCCAGCGCCGGGATCGCGATGCGCATGAGCGGCATCTTCGACCGCTGGGTGACCAGGACGATAACCGGCAGCAGCAGGACGAGGCCGATTTCGAAAAACATCGGCAGGCCGATGATCACGGCAACGAGCGTGATGGACCAGACGAGCTTGTTGCCGGTCGCTTTGGCCAGGAGGGTATCGACCACCCGGTTGGCGCCGCCGGAGTCAGCCAGCAGTTTGCCCAGCATGGCGCCGAGGGCGACCAGCAGGCCGACTTCCTTCAGGACGCCGCCCACACCGTCCTCGAAGTTGGCGATCACCTTGGCCGGATCCACGCCCGCGGCCAGGCCGACAAATCCGGAGCCCAGGATCAGGGCCAGGAAGGGATGGAACTTGAACTTGGCGATCAGCACCACGAGCAGGACGATGCCCAGGCCCGCAATGAGCAGTAGTTGGGTGTTAACGCCGGTGCCGGCGTCAACGGCAGCCGGAAGCTGCGTTGCAAAAAGAGATGTCACAAAATTTCCTTGGTGGACGGCGGAACGCGGGAGGCTCAGGGCCGGGCGTTGGCGGCGTCGAGGCTGAGTCGGGTGATGATTTCCTGTGCTTCCTCCGCGGGCGGCGCGGAGACGGACAGGGAGATGAAGTTTTCGTCGGCCGTGGGCGCTTCGAGCGCCTCGAACTGGGATTCGAGCAGGGACGGGGGCATGAAGTGGCCGTGGCGGGAGGCCAGGCGGTCGGAGATCTTGTCCCGCGATCCTTCGAGGAAGACGAAGACCACGCCTTCTCCCCGCAGGACGTCCCGGTAGCGCTTCTTCAGCGCCGAACATGTCACGATTCCCGGCGTTCCGGCCGCCGTGTGGGCCCGGATCCAGTCGGCAATACGTTCCAGCCAGGGCCAACGGTCCTCGTCGGTCAGCGGCTCGCCGGCGTGCATCTTGGCCACATTGGCTTCGGGGTGCAGGTCGTCGCCTTCGGCGAGATCCCAGCCCAGCCGGCCGGCCAGCAGCCCCGCGACGGTCGATTTGCCCGAGCCGGAGACTCCCATGACCACGAGAACGGGGTGGTGCGCAGTCTTCGCCATCAAAGTCTGCCTCTCATCAAATAAATATGATTTAAACAGAGGCAAGCATATGGCAGCGGCAGTGTGTGCGGCAACACTAAAAGCCGGCGATGGTCCCCGGACCGTTGACTGTGACGACATGGAAGGCCTCCGCGCTGCGTCCGGCGGGAAGCCCCGCGCGCTCCCCCGTCGCGAGCATGAGGCCCCGGACCGTGCGCTCCATGGCGTCGACATCAGGATGCTGGCTGACGTGGATGTGGATGGCGGCAAGCTTGCCCTCCACATGCTCTGTGACGTCCACGAAGTGGTTTTCGCGCTCCTCGGGGCCGGCGAAGAGCCACAGCCAGGGCAACTTGTAGGCTTCCAGCCCGGCCTCGGCCAGTTCCGGGTACGCGAACGGGTTTTCCAGCGCCGGGTACACGGCCCGGGTCACGGCCTCCCCCACCGCCAGGTGGTCCGGGTGGCTCTTCTGGATCCGGTTCCAGTTGCGTTCCGGATGCATGGACAGGACGACGTCGGGCCGCAGCTGCCGGATCAGGCGCACCACCTCACGCATCACCTCGTGCGAGGCTTCGAGATAGCCGTCCCGCTGGTGCAGGTAGTGGATGTCCGTGACGCCGACGAGGGCGGCGGCGCGCTCCTGTTCCGCGGTGCGCAGCCGCACGATCTCGTCGCGCTGTTCGGGGTCGAAGCCGCCGGCGTCGCCGTCGGTCATGATGCAGTAGCTGACCTGGACGCCGGCGGCGGTCCAGGCCGCAACCGTGCCGGCGGCGCCGAAGTCGATGTCGTCAGGGTGGGCCGTGAAACAAAGCACCCGCTCGATCCGGGAGGTCTCCGGATCGAACGGGCTTTGCGCCGGGGCGGCGGTGGAGCTCATCGGTCAGCCTTGGCGCTTCTTGATTTCCGCGGTGGCCTGCGGCAGCACCTGGAAGAGGTCGCCCACAACACCGAAGTCCGCGATCTCGAACACCGGTGACTCGGCGTCCTTGTTCACGGCGACGATCACCTTGGCCGTCTGCATGCCGGCCTTCTGCTGGATGGCGCCGGAGATGCCCGCGGAGATGTAGAGCTGCGGCGAGACGGTTTTGCCGGTTTGCCCGATCTGCGCGTCGTGGCCGATCCAGCCGGCGTCCGTGGCGGCGCGCGAGGCGCCGATGGCCGCGCCCAGGGCGTCGGCGAGGTCTTCCAGGGGGCCGAAGTTGCCGTCCACCCCGCGGCCGCCGGCCACGACGATCCGCGCCTCGGTCAGCTCCGGGCGCCCGCTGGCGGGCTTTTCGTTCCGTGCCGTGACGCGGGCCGCGGCGGCGGTGGCGTCGGCCGGGAGCCCGACGGTGACGCTGTCCGGAGCCGCGGCGGGCGCCGCGGGCTCGGGCGTGACACTGTTGGGCTTCACGGTCAGCACGGAGACGGGCGTCGTGGCCTTCGCTGTGGTGGTGTAGGACCCGGCCAACACAGACTTGTGCGCCGTTCCGTCCGGGTCCACGGCCACGACGTCGGTGATGACGCCGGCGCCGAGTTTGATGCCGAGCCGGGCGGCGATTTCCTTGCCTTCGGCGGAGTTCTCGGCGAGGACCACGGTCGCAGCGGAGGCGTGCACCGCGGCCGCCAGGTAGGACGCCTTCGGGCCCACGAGGTAGTCGTCGAGGTCGTCGGCCGAGGGCAGGTAGAGCGTCCGGGCGCCGTATTCGCCCAGGGTGCGGGCGACGTCGTCGTGCAGTTCGCCGTTGACGGCGACCACGGATTCGCCCAGGGACCGGGCGATCGTGAGCAGCTCCAGGCTGGATTTCTTCAGCGCCTGGCCGGGGTTGTCGATGAAAACGAGTACTTTTGCCATGTTCGGATATTCCCCTTTAGAGCAGCTTCTGGGCGGCCAGGAACTCGACCAGCTGAATGCCGGCGTCGCCTTCGTCGGTGATGATGGTGCCGGCCGTGCGGGGCGGACGGACCTCTGCGGTCTCGACGGCGGTCCAGGAGCCGGCACTGCCCACCTGCGACGCGTCGACGCCGATGTCGGCCAGGGAGAGCGTGGTGATGGTCTTCTTCTTGGCCGCCATGATGCCCTTGAAGTTGGGGTAGCGGGGGTCGTTGATCTGGTCGGTGACCGAGACGACGGCCGGCAGCGGCGCCTCAACGGTATCGGAGTGCGTGTCGCCGT
Protein-coding sequences here:
- a CDS encoding NAD(P)/FAD-dependent oxidoreductase; this translates as MATEGIVIVGGGLAGATAAKTLRAEGFAGSVTVLAAEPHPPYLRPPLSKDYLLGTSGEEALPVAPEDWYGANDVDLRLGSRAVAMDPAARAVTLDDGSELHYASLLLATGAQPRSVPLPGSGLEGVSTFRTVEDSRRVRRALAGGGRNVVMVGSGWIGMELAAAASIYGNTVTLMGLEEVPLAAAIGPDLGGFFRSLHEAHGVRFLLPASAAEITGSSGRVTGVRTSTGELLPADLVVIAVGVVPEVGLAEAAGLGIRNGILTDASLRTGTQGVFAAGDAANALHPFTGEHHRSEHWSNALNGGKVAARSMLGLEARLDVIPYSYTDQYDVSMEYSGFSSLVSGPPVIRGSLQDKQFVAFWQREGRVVAGMNVNWPRSAKPQKAIKALIASRAGVSPGLLMDSSVPLEELPA
- a CDS encoding cysteine desulfurase family protein; translated protein: MPVYLDHAATTSIAPEALAALTRELSRTGNPSSLHGAGRRARRVVEDSREALAAAAGAHPSEIIFTSGGTEADNLAVKGLYWARRAENPARTRILCSAVEHHAVLDTVEWLERHEGAEVCWLPVDADGVVELAALEAELARDPASIALVTVMWANNEVGSIQPVARIVELAHRAGVPVHSDAVQAFGSVPVDFRGSGLDAMSISGHKIGGPVGVGALLLGRAVKLTPVQHGGGQERDVRSGTLDTASIAAFAAAAEAVAAKLPEEAARIAGLRDRLIDGVRAAVPEAVLRGAPGAGRLPGNAHFTFPGCEGDSLLFLLDLAGVESSTGSACTAGVPRPSHVLLAMGLDEDTARGAQRFTLGHSSTGADVDALLAALPDAYARARQAGMAGHESSIQTAGTVARRAAADG
- a CDS encoding metalloregulator ArsR/SmtB family transcription factor; this translates as MTKLSWRRRLTAVASLGDENRRRLFDVVASAADAVSRDDAAAAVGLARSTASFHLDRLVSDGLLAVEFRKLGGREGPGSGRPAKLYRAAVQEVAASVPERHYDLAAELLVSAVEAATHDGGSPRDALLRAARSRGESAAAAAAGAVAGEGDAAVFADFLAGEGYGPADDGGGGLLLLNCPFHRLAAGHADVVCAMNGAFLCGAATALGVDPERVEALPIEALRERGAAQPAQCCARIRPL
- a CDS encoding J domain-containing protein, which encodes MTQGSSSHYQVLRIPVTATDKEIKVAYRKAARLAHPDHGGDPAAFRRVTLAYETLIDAKRRADYDRSYGSGTGAYATPAAEEGAHFDAPAAGSRASANVRRPNTPRSTAGDAPVYVPPFEQFGAGTAVPLIPADVARQQVHGMPRKRGIFGAEARIQREMRTVQLISRQILTAIPAARLINGLQSPADNSHIDHALLSGYRLAIIGSMLLPPGAYAWNGSTLTHGGRSVAPPQLAHVVRRMQDIFPELNVTGWIVVHSTDGNLHQPVIDRHRRLPGGQGRGYEENSGLVEVVNAAGLARGLKQFLGSGPAPNTVNVPVLARLLRGMH
- a CDS encoding tRNA (cytidine(34)-2'-O)-methyltransferase — translated: MFRILFYTPEIPGNTGNAIRLAAITGAELHLVEPLGFDFSDAKLRRAGLDYHDLAVVTVHKDLDAAWAALQPERVFAFTSDGETTYTDIRYRARDVLLFGPESVGLPEDIKHRPEVTSRVRLPMLPALRSLNLANAASIAVYEAWRQNGFAGAKL
- the sigK gene encoding ECF RNA polymerase sigma factor SigK translates to METPNAPNPEASAPAGTSADINSRLGSLLELIAQGDQAAFAEFYGLTSRRVFGMARRVLIDTELSEDTTQEVFLQVWQNAAKFDAAAGSPLAWLMTISHRRAVDKVRSSQSATDREAKYGASSQEIDHDSVADEVGTRLEAEAVVRCLETLTDTQQESVRLAYYGGLTYREVAERLNAAVPTIKSRIRDGLIRLKTCLGVS
- a CDS encoding anti-sigma factor domain-containing protein → MNNHDRNRRPGGFTADIATDLAAGRVVDLAEIYALNALDDAERAAIDHFLASAPAADRDAFNKRVRQARETLATSFTAEEEPPTGLLDRILATLPAQATAHPAAQTAAPAVPRPVRDATEMPIADELGEARKRRDERRRPQGMRNWLIGVAAAAAIALGGVGVGAYVANQNDPLNQVMQAGDVRQATVDVNGGGTATVTISPSKDAAVVKMNGVPAPPAGKVYQMWLIPKDGSAPVSQGLMDAEALSKPAVVKGIGSASSLGITVEPAGGSASPTLPTVAAAPLGA
- a CDS encoding gluconate:H+ symporter, translated to MTSLFATQLPAAVDAGTGVNTQLLLIAGLGIVLLVVLIAKFKFHPFLALILGSGFVGLAAGVDPAKVIANFEDGVGGVLKEVGLLVALGAMLGKLLADSGGANRVVDTLLAKATGNKLVWSITLVAVIIGLPMFFEIGLVLLLPVIVLVTQRSKMPLMRIAIPALAGLSVLHGLVPPHPGPLIAISAVKADLGTTLALGILVAVPTVIICGPLFSRLAARWVPVGAPAVAGGVDTVHGADLEGVKRPPSFLVTLLTILFPVVLMLLKAVMDIIWPDPKTAPAIRTFFDFVGQPLVAMTLAVLLAMVTFGYAVGLNGALITKKISASLGPIAGILLIVGAGGGFKQTLIGAGVGDSVKAWAEGTNMSVLVLGFIVAVALRLATGSATVATVTAAGIVAPLAGSLSPTHAALLALAIGAGSLFFSHVNDAGFWLVKELFGLTVGQTFKTWSVMETLISVVGFGLVMLLSLVI
- a CDS encoding gluconokinase, with protein sequence MAKTAHHPVLVVMGVSGSGKSTVAGLLAGRLGWDLAEGDDLHPEANVAKMHAGEPLTDEDRWPWLERIADWIRAHTAAGTPGIVTCSALKKRYRDVLRGEGVVFVFLEGSRDKISDRLASRHGHFMPPSLLESQFEALEAPTADENFISLSVSAPPAEEAQEIITRLSLDAANARP
- a CDS encoding PIG-L deacetylase family protein → MSSTAAPAQSPFDPETSRIERVLCFTAHPDDIDFGAAGTVAAWTAAGVQVSYCIMTDGDAGGFDPEQRDEIVRLRTAEQERAAALVGVTDIHYLHQRDGYLEASHEVMREVVRLIRQLRPDVVLSMHPERNWNRIQKSHPDHLAVGEAVTRAVYPALENPFAYPELAEAGLEAYKLPWLWLFAGPEERENHFVDVTEHVEGKLAAIHIHVSQHPDVDAMERTVRGLMLATGERAGLPAGRSAEAFHVVTVNGPGTIAGF
- a CDS encoding electron transfer flavoprotein subunit alpha/FixB family protein yields the protein MAKVLVFIDNPGQALKKSSLELLTIARSLGESVVAVNGELHDDVARTLGEYGARTLYLPSADDLDDYLVGPKASYLAAAVHASAATVVLAENSAEGKEIAARLGIKLGAGVITDVVAVDPDGTAHKSVLAGSYTTTAKATTPVSVLTVKPNSVTPEPAAPAAAPDSVTVGLPADATAAAARVTARNEKPASGRPELTEARIVVAGGRGVDGNFGPLEDLADALGAAIGASRAATDAGWIGHDAQIGQTGKTVSPQLYISAGISGAIQQKAGMQTAKVIVAVNKDAESPVFEIADFGVVGDLFQVLPQATAEIKKRQG